GCTCTGCGGTTATGGAGATACACATTGTTATTGTGCGAAAGGCATAAGAAAGAAAAAACTAAATTACCATTAGTGTATAATTTAGTGATCTACAACGGCAAAGAGGTCTACAACGCACCTAGGAATTTGTGGGATTTATTTACCGATTCAATGATAGCTAAGCAATTAATGACTTCTGACTATCAATTAGTCGATTTGCAAAGTATGTCGAATGATGAAATTGTTAGGAAAAAGCATATCGGAATGCTCGAATATATGCTAAAGCACATTCATCAACGAGATATGTTAAAGCTTTGGGAAGAGTTTCTAATAAAGTTCAAACATGTTTTAATACTTGACAAAGAAAAAGGCTATATTTACCTACGATCATTTTTATGGTATACTGATACTAAATTACTAGAGAGTCAGCAACCAGAATTAGAGCAGGTTCTGGCTAAGTATTTATCTGAAGAAGAAAAAAGTAATATTATGAGAACTATTGCTGCAAAATATATTGATGAAGGTATAGAGATTGGTGAAACTAAAGGCATAGCTAAAGGCAGAGCTGAAGGCAGAGCTGAAGGTATAGAGATTGGTGAGACTAAAGGCAGAGCTAAAGGCAGAGCTGAAGGCAGAGCTGAAGGCAGAGCTGAAGGCAGAGCTGAAGGCAGAGCTGAAGGCAGAGCTGAAGGCAGAGCTGAAGCTGCACAAGAGCTTGCAATGAACTTATTAAAAGCTGGCTTTTCAGTTGAATTTATTTCTGAAAATACCGGATTGTCAAAAGAAGAAGTGATTAATTTAAAAAATAACATAGAGTATTAATTTTTCGAATTAATACTCTACTAACTTAAGTTTTTTGAGCAATTTATATCCCCAAACAAAAGCTGTATTTAAGTTTTGTAGCTGCATAGTTAGTTTTGTGATAGGAAAGTTACCAGCAAGCTTTACATAACATGTAAGGTCTGGTAGGTTCATAATTTCAGATGGCATAACTAAAATCTTTTTACGCTCAACATTATTCATATTTACCCCATCTCGCATAGTATTTGATCCATATGACAAGTTCTCTTGAGTTTCAATTATCTCTTGCTCACCTAGTGTTAATGCTGATTTATAGGCTGTAACCTGATCGCTAACTCGAAAAATAAATTTACTATTAAACAAATCCAGCATAGAAGCACATTCAGCAGCCCCATATATTGCTTCTAATTGATGAATGTTCTGCAATCCAGCAACAAAGCAGCCTCCATACTTTCTACTTTCAGCTAAAGCAACTGGTAAAGACGAAACTTTTTGTAGAGCTGGCAGTTCATCAAGTATAAACCACATGTTTTTGTTATCATGATTAGGATTTCTACACATCAAAGCCTTGATAGCTATGCTTATCCAGGCTGAAATAAGTGGGCATAAAGTAGCTCTTTGATTTGGGTTAGCTGTGATAAATAGCCAGCTAGTTTCATTTGAATTACTAAACCATTCTTTTATGCTAAAACTACCTCCAGGCTTTAAATATTGTAGCGAAGTAATATTCTTTCCAAGCGTAGACTGAATTCCTGCAGAAGTTTCGAGCGCGCTTTCGCTTATAATACCTGATACGGCAGTGCTTCTAAAAGCTTTTGCAAATTGTCTATTATCAGAGTAAATGATTGTATGAATTAGTTTTATGATATCTTTATCATCCTTATATAGCTTCAATGCTTCAGACAAGACTAATTCAGCATTTTTAGCAAAAAAGTCATCAAGTTTAGGAGTATAATTACTAAAACTACTCGCTATATCATGAAAATCAGCTGCTTCAAAACAATCATTCCAAGGCAACCATTGTTCACTATTTTTTTCAAAAGGATTAAGCAGCTTATCACATTTAGGGTCAAAAAATCTATCAGTAAAAGCTCCAGTAGTGTCTACAATTATTGCTCGATCCTTATGTAATCGAATTTGTGGTAGCAGTTCGTTAAGCATATTAGTTTTACCGGTACCTGTTGTTCCAGTAATCAGAATGTGTAATCTTTCACTATTCTTTACTAATGGTAAGCCTCCAAAACGGATTTTCGAGGCCTTTTTAGCGCTTTTTAGCATTTTGGCTAAGCATTTGTATCCTACAAAATCAGCACCTCTAATTTTGGCCTTAATAATCGTTTTTTTACCTTGAGCTGTAAAGAAAACAATTGAGATTATCACACCAATAGTAAAAACAATTAATCCTTCTAACAATGCTGAATTGATTAAGAATTCCCATAATTGCTGTATTTTAAATCCATGTTGGCCTGTATAAAACTCATGCAAAAAGTCTTGAGCATTGAGGTGCATCCATTTTTTAAACCTTAAACTATAAAACTTAATGCCTATTTGATCGATATCATAAAAATGCTCACCAATTGCTAGCTTAAGCTGCACATATCTTTCAATTACAAAATAATACAAACTGCTCAGACAAACTTTTTGATATAATCGACATATAATCCAGAATATCGATAATCCTAATCCAATTATAAAAACGTTGGTACTACCTTGCCCAAACATTCTTAACTTATGAGCAAATAACTGCGATCCTCTTGTGAAATTTCCTTGATTCTGAAAATTCATCTATCTCAAGAGTATTTTTTCAATATCTGTAGTTTTTGCTCATAGTCTTTTGCAATAGTAAAATTCTTGAATTCTGTTAACCTTTTAATTGTTGCTTCATATTCTGATATAAGATTAGGCATATATTTAATAGCTAAGCTAAAATTCTCCTTAGCATTTGAGTATTGCCCTAAACTTACTAATGAAATTCCTTTTTCAAGATAATTTTCAGCAAAATTAGGGTTATACTTAATAGCAATATCAAAATTTTCTATCGCTTTTTGGTGTTTTCCTAATTTCTCAAAAATCATTCCTTTACGGTAGTAAGCCTCTGCACAATTCGGATTGTATTTAATTGCTAGATTGCAGCTTTCTATTGCTTCTGAATACCTTTTTAACATAGTTAGCACATAACCTTTATTACGGTATGCTGTTGCATCATTAGGATCGTATTTAATAGCTAAATCAAAATGTTCTATTGCATTCTGAAATTGTCCCAAAATTGCTAAAGTTAAACCTTTATTATGATATGCTTCTGAATAATTTGGTCTGTATCTAATAGCTATATCATAGTTTTCGATAGCTTCTTGAATGTACCCTAAATTCATTAAAGCTATGCCTTTGTTATAATAAGCTTCTGGATTATTAGGTTCATATTTAATAGCTATATCATAATTTTCCATTGCGTATTCATACTGTCCTAATCTAGCTAAAGAAGCTCCTTTATTATTATAAGCAGTTACATAGTTAGGTTTATATTTAATAGCAAGATCACAAAGTGTTATAGCTTCTTCGTTTTTTCCTAATTTCCTATAAGATACAGCTTTATTATTATATGCTTCTGCAAAATTAGGTTTGTGCTTAATAGCTAAATCATAATTTTCTATAGCTTCTATGAGCTTTTCAAGATCATCTAAAGCTATTCCTTTACTATTATATGCTGATGCATAACTTGGATCATACTTAATAGCAATATCAAAATTTTCTATTGCTTCCTGATATTTTTTTAGCCTTAAAAAAGAACTTCCAATATTGAAATATTCTTTAGCTAAAACATTTTCGTCTTTAATGCTATTTTGTTGAACTAGCTTGCTTTCTTCTGCTGCAACAGCTGTATTTAAAAGCATTAGCAGTAAAATTATTGTTATAGTTAATTTATATATATTTTTCATAAATCCAACATACCTTTAACTTTTATCTTTTTTCGTTATTCCAAGATTTTCCAAAGCTTGCTCACCAGCCCTTAAAAATGTTGAATCAGTAGTATCAGAAAACTCTTTCTGTATTTTTTGAGTCTCAATTTTAATATTATCAGGAATTTTATTAAGAGTCTTTACTTTTTCGTTATCACTAAAAGTTTGTTCTATATTCTTATTATAAGCCTTATCATTTCTATAATTAAGGTTTTGACCTTTTAACTCTTCAGATTTTTTATTAAAAATTTCTTGTACATCTTGTTTAGTAGAAAAGTTACCATCATTAATATGATCATTCAAATCTTCAGGTATTTCATTAGGTACTTCATTGCTGATTTGAGCAACCTCAAAAGCAATTTTTTCTGCTTCAGCCGAGTGCTTTATTATCCATCTAGCTGCTTGCTCCTTGCTTCTTATTTCAGGATTTTGAGCAATAATTTCATTTAATACAAGTTCATTGATGTTACGATCAATAGTGATAGAGTTTTGAGATACATAATTCATGCTATAACTAAGTTGCTCCATTTCTTGTTTAGTTTTAGCTATTTCTTGTCCAATAGATTGTTGCTCAGAAAGATTAGCATTTAGATTCTCACTTAATGACCACACATCACTATTTGTAGTACTGAATCTTCGTTCTTTAGCTGCACTTTGAATTTTGGATACTGCTTCATTATATGACTGCTGTTGATTAGCTGATATACCTTTATTTTGTTCATCTTTTTTGTTTCCTTCAACTCTACTATCAAATCTCCACACACCAGCTCCAGCACTAGTACTAGTACTAGTACTTTTACTGTGGCTACTACCTGTATGCTGACTAAAGGACTCACTATCGGAACTTACCTTTTGCAGAGCTTGGTATTCACTCTCAGTTAGACCTATATACAGAGCTTCATCATGAGTTAACTTTTCAGCTATTTCCATGGCCATGGAGTTTCCTGTTGAAATAAGATTGGCCTCTTTTTGTGTCAGTGAATTAAGCCTGCTCTGAGAACTCACAAACTGGTTTTGATATCCAGTTTGTAGCAGTGCAGAAGAGCGGAAGTTTGTTTCCAATGAATGTACAGTTTGAATTACAAATTGCTCGCCATTATTTCCAATAATAATTTTGTAGCTACCATAATTGATAATACTATCAGTCATATCTAATGAAGGAGCTAGGTTTTGTTGAGAAATAGTTCTATTGCCTATGCTGTAATTATCCATACTCAAGTTATTGTCGACTATATTACTTCCTAAGCTGCTAGCAACTTGTATAGGAGAGAACTGGCTGGCTAAGTTAGCTGTAGCATGAGCGCAAGCTTTTATCACTGACCAAGAAAGCATTGGTATTGATGATGCAAGCATTTGAAACGTCGCATAGCTATATAAAATCATCTCTGCAAAGCTTCCTTGCGATAGCATATTCAGACCATAATCACTACCGAAAGCTCCAGATTTACTGGATAAGCTGATCATTCCTAGACAATGGATTATTGTAAAAAATACTGGCCAGCTGCTGACCCATATTATTAACAAAATCCATGTTTTGAGTATGTTATAGCCGCCAGGTAATAGGCCCATTGGAAATACAATAAAGATCATTGAGACTACTAATGCAAAAAAAACAGATTGTAAAATAGGCATCATGTGAGCAGCCATTTCCCCAGCGACTAGATACGAAAATGATTTTTGAAAGAGCCCTCTGATTGCATGCATACTCACCAGATTAGGATAAATTCGTGATAATGAAAACTTCTCACGCCAGTCATCATATGACTCACGATTAGCATTAAGAAGCATAGCTTGCTTCATCCATTCATGAATGTCTTGTTGCTCTCTCTGTAAATATTTTAGTGTGTCGCCAGTCATGACTTTTAGTCTTTGACTTAACATGTGTGACTGATCAGATTGAACTCCAATCGCAGCTGCAAAGTTTGTTAAAAGCCCTTCATTTAATTCTTTATGAATTGCTGCTTTAATCAATGGAGTAGCTTGTCTACAGCTCTTGAAACTAATGGCTAAATTACTCGGTTCGCGATAATAAATACCGAAATTATTAGGTATATTCTGCTCGATAAATCCTATAATGTCGTTAGTTTGTTGAGCAGCTGCTTTTTTGCCTAAGATATTACCTATGATGTAAGGCTTCATAAAGCATTGTCTAAGAAATTCCTTAGTATTAGTTAAAGTTACTGGATCATGTATTTGTACATCTCGAATCTTAGCTACAGCCTTTGCTCCAAACATAATACCAGTTTTTCTGCTCGATAGTCCTTCATAAGCCGGTAAAAGATGATTTTCCAACATTTTGGACACAAAGTAACTCGTTTGCGATGAAAGAGAAGCAAACATTGCAATACCTATCGGAATATTATCAACTTTTACTGGTGCACTCATTGATACCTCATCCTTCAGCCAAACAGTAGCTTTGGGGGCAAATAACAGCGTAAAAATAAATATCGATGGAAAGAACCACTCCATAGCAAAGATGCCGATATTTCCTCTAAAAATAGCCCTAGTAGCAGCCCATATGCCACCAATAGTCAAGGCTAAGTGGCCTACTGGAGTGAAGTATTCGCTATTTGAAGCAAAGACTCTGCCTATGCCGTTAAACACATGCCATAACAGATCTCCACCACCAAATGTGTATATTACGTAATCCATTAACTTTTCTCCTTCGCTATTAAATGCTGCTCTATTAATCTAGCCCTTTTTTCTATTCGACTTGCATCGGTTTGTAGGCTAGTCCATTTTTCATTTGCAAAAAGTTGTACCCGATTCAATTCCTTCAAATATCTTTCTAAATGTTCATTCGAAACTTGCTTAGCACCTAGTGAAGTAACGGCTCTACGTATTTCGGTGATTACTTCCTTCAAATGCTGAACTAATGTATAGCTAGCTATTAATTCTGATGAGCTATCTAAAATTGTGACTCCAGAAATAGATTCTAATGTGATATAATCATAAATCGGAAATATATCTCCAATCGAAGATAAAAAGGCTATTTCAGAGTCAATGAATTCAGAATTATTAGCAAACTTAATTTTTAGATTCTTCAATTGTTGTTTAGCTTTACCTGCATAAGACTGCTCTGGTGATATTGTGATATTTCGTCGCAAGCTTGGATGCAAGCAACTGACATTATCACAACTGTACATCGAGGCTGATTCTCCGCCTTTTAAATGACTAATCCAACTTTTTTCATCCTGAGCTAAGGAGTCATAAAAGTGTACATTATTGTTGGTAACCACGATAGTGCCAGTCATAGACATGATTGAATCATGCATATTTGATGGTATTCCAACCTTTGCTGCTGCTTTAGTGAAGATGTTATAATCATCCAGCATTAGCTCTGGATCCTTATCTTGTGCTTGTCGCAGAGATTGTTTTTGGGCTAAATCATTACGACATTTTTTACCAGCTGCAAAATAATCAAATCCACTTTGTGACTGTATATCACGGCAAACAGCTTCTCTCATAGCCCAGTTTCTTGGTAAAGCTGTAGCAAATAATGCTTTTGTTAATTCACAATCTCCTTTGGCAAATTGATTCATCTCCATTGCTAGATTACGTAAGTCCTTAAGAGCATTTTCGATCTGTGGAGCAAATGTTTTTAATCCTAATGAAAATGCATAAACTTTAGCTTGAGAACCAATATTCTTCATTAGTTGAACTAATTCTTCTCCAGAAATAACAGAGAAGCTACCAAGATAGGCATCAATACCGCTACAGCTCATGTTTAAAGATGGTGGAGTTATAGCAAATGGCTGAAATGATGTTTGGCTTGTTCGAGCAGACAATCCACCAGCTGCATAATATCCAGCCGCTTGATCTTGATATGATCCAGATCTGGTAACATTAACACTCATTCCTTGAAATACATTTTCGATATTCCAAGCTAGTGATACTGGAGCTTGTAGCGAAAATAATGCTGCAATAACATAAACTCTGATTCTGATGCTCATCTAGTCTCCAACTTATGATAATATCTATCGATTGCTAGAATATTGTCGATAATTTTATCTTCAGAAATTATGCTTCTAGCTACTGAATATATTTTTTTACCATCGCTAGCTACTAGGTATAACACAGGTACAATATGCTTAGGATTTAGTTTATTCAGCAACTCATTATTCTTACTGACAGCTAGCAACTGAAATGCATATTTATTAGCAAAGCTCTGAACAATAGGCATAAAGGCATTACAGAGCAAGCAATCTTCTTTAACTTGTAAAATTAATCCCCAGTTTTTAGCAATGTTTTTGAGTTTTAAGTCGTTTTTCTGCTCTGATTTTTCTTGATACAGCTTTCTATGTAAGCTATTAGATGGCTCATTAGCGTTAATCAGTTGATAATCAAGTAGAGTAGCTAGTTGCCACATAGTAGCAAACTTATGAGCCTTCTCCATGATTTGTTTCTGTAGCCTTTGAGCTGCAATCACATTTTCGAGCGTTGGATTATCAAGCGCTATACGCTGAGCTCGATTAAATTGCTCCTTCAATTCCTCGATTCTATGATCATGAGTCCAACTCATCAACTTAGAACTAGAGTTATTAAGCTCATGATCATGTTTATCATTATACCATAGAAATCCTGTTGGTGAAGCATCAACAGTGGATAAATGACTAATTAATATCATAAACATTAATAATCTGCTCATTTAGACTGACTTTGTTGCATACGATGAACTTTATCTTTGATTCCTGCAATAATGTCTTTGTTCATGCTGTTTTGAGCCTTAGTGAGTATATCACCAAATAGTTCATCCATATTGATTTTAGTGAAATCAACTTTTTGTAATTCCTTAACAGTAAGGCCTCTACAATTTGGACATTCAGGTGTTCCAAAGTCTATTTTTAGCTGTTTTCTTGCTTCTTCCTGAAAAATTCTAGCAAGTTTTGACTGAAAGCAGCAATAAGTAGACTTTCTAGCTAAGCAAATACCTAATATCGGAATTCTTGAAGAACAGTAGGTACCGATATAGTAGCAATAACCTTTTTTTCTATATAGAGCTAATTCTTGTTCCTTAGATTTACATTGCGATAAGCCTATATCACGCCCCCAGCCAGTCATTGAAGAACAGCAATTCAAAAAACTAAATACATCTTTTTTGCATTTGCGATGTTTTCCTGAAAATACAGAAACAGGATTTGTTTTAATGTCTTTGCTCATCTGATTTAGCATCGCTATATGAGCTACTTTAGCTATATCCCTGTTTGGTATAATAGTTGGAGTATTGCAATTGCCTCCTAAACAAAAGATTGAGTTATTACGCAATGATGAGTGTAGCATTGTTTGCTTCTCAGTTGAACAGCTATAATCGTGCTGCCATAGTAAACAAATATTTGCTACTGATTTTTGGCAAGTGCTGTTTTTTAATTCGCAATTTTGAATTTTAAGGTGTTTGCAACCATCTTTTGGATCGCTAGTACAAGAAAAAACAATCTTTTGTTTCCAATATGGACGATTGACTTTAAACTTGTCAAAAAATACTCTATCACCACCATCATAGTTGATTCTATTGACCTCATAGCATTCGTTACTTTCTGTTAATTGCTCAAGTTCAGGGTTTAAAACTTTCCAATATTCTGCTACTTTCCTTAGTTCTTGAGTCTTATCTCTGTAGTCATATTCAAGTATACATATTTTTTTCATTTCATGTAATAAAAAATTTCTACCAATATGCTGTGTAGATACACCGAGCCTATTAGCAATAGCCCATTTCATTTGTTTTACAATTGCTTCGGGATCATCTGCTAGGCAGTATATTTGCGCATCTAATTCATCATCATAGTCATCGCTACGACTCTTAAGCCAATTACTATGATTCTCCTTTATTTCTTCTGTTGCAAATTCCATTTGCCGGCTTTGCCATGGAAGCCATACATTCTCTAATTTGCACTCAACGTTTAATTCTCGAATAAGTTCAATATTGAACTTACTGCCTTCAGTACAACTTTGAATAATTTCAGTATTAGTTGTACTTGTCTGAGTTACGAAGTTACTGCTATCAAGTGCACTTAAAGGATCAGATTCAATTCTCATTGAATTAGCTATCATATAATTTTGATCGTTGATATTATGTTGAGTTAAGGCATTGTTTTTACTGTTTTCAGCTTGAAATAACATTGCCCCACTTTCTGTACCAAGCTGATTACGGCCATGATAGGTTAAATCCTCATCATTATTAGGATAATTGACATTACTACCTTGATGAAATAATTCTTGTGTATTTGAAGAATTTCCAAGATTTACATTATAGTTGCTAGCTTCATTATAACTGCTTTGCATTGAAGCTATACAACTGCTAATATTGAGCGTTATTAAAGTTAATATAGATAATAATCTCATTGAGTATTCTCATTCATAATTTCTAATGCGGTTGCTAAAGGAATGTGGCCAGTTAATTTCTTGGTTAATCCTCTTTTTTCATCATCTATTACTATCACTGGTACAACATCAACCTTATATTTCTCAAACAAGCTAGGATCTATATCGAAGCTAATACCAAGCTCCATAGTTTTATTCTTTGTTTGTATAAATGAGTTATTAATTAACCCACGCATCACTAATTGAGCTCCAGCCTTTTGAGATTCAGCAAAATAGCTTTTTAAAGCCTCATCACTCATTGAAAATGAGACAAAAATAAAAGTTTTTTGCTGATCCAAAAAAAAAGCATTAGCATTATTAACAAATAATAAAACCATCAACATCATTACTCGTATAACCATATTCCTCTCCAAGCTTTATAAATCAAAGCAAACAGCAATCTCTTTTTCGCCAAATCAAGTAACCAAAATCTTCACCATTAACTGGAAATTCTCTACCAGCTTGCCATGTAGCTTCTGTTTGACCTATGCTCTTGCAGGATTTTGTTTCTGGAATTGAATAAGTCATTTGTAGTCGATACTGACTTTTCTTCATGATAGGCATAGGATACTTGCCACATAGGCCTTTATAACCATAATATCCCCATAACATCAGTTGCCTATGCATTCTAGCCATAAACTTACTTACCATTAATACAGATGTTCCAACTCCACCATTATGAGCAGCAGCAGTTTCAATAAAAGGGTAAAGCATTCCTTGACATTCGGCACACCAAAAAGCATAATCGCTTGCTAATAAACCAGCGCTACAACTCATGCAATCAGCTATACATGCTTGATAAGCAGCTACATTTTGAAACAACAGCGTTTCTGGATTTAAAATCGCAGATTTAGCATCATCGCTCCATAATGGATCAAACTCTGTTAAATATGCTATATCGACTGCAGCCATTTCCAGACAAATAAAATCAAGCAAAATTTCCAGCCAATAAATCATTGAGTAGACATACCAATGAATGTGATAAAAAGCACTTCCTTCAGCCTCATCTTTCATGCCTTTTTGAGTAGGGCTTCCAAATGACAAACCACCAAGACTTACCATACACATTGGTGATTTCGTAACATCTACAAGGCGTACTGGCTCCCAAAATCCAACAGGAATACCAGGTACAGGCACTGGAATCCCTGGCTTAGGACAAAGGCAGCTAATTTATTTTTTGCTTTAAAAGTGATTTTGCGATGTTTTGAGGAAAGTATGATTTTGTTAATAAAAAATCATATAAAATAATTAAAAAGATATTCAATTTTAGATTGCAAATTACTTATTTAATGTGTCTTATCTTTGTAAGATATAATTAATTTCAAGGTAAAAATTGAGTAATTATTTGCTATTTTACATTTACTTACAATGCAATTCTACACAGAAGCTTTTCAAGTTTCTAATTGTTAATAAAAAAAACTAATTTAGGAGATAATGATGAATACTGCTTTACATGAAGCTGCTAAAAGTGGCAATATACAAACTGTACAATCAATTCTTCATGAGAAAGGAAATGATTTAGATTATATAAATTCACCTGATAGGATTAATACGACGGCTTTACATTATGCTATCAGAGCAGGTCACTTAGAAATTGCAAGCCTTTTATTAACTCATGGAGCTGATCCTAATGCACAAGATACATATGGTAACACTCCTTTTCATTCCGCTTTTCGTAAAGGAAGCTTACAATTTATAAAGCTTCTATTGAAGAATGGAGCTGATCCTAATATACGAAATCACCATGATGATATTCCTTTTCATTATGCAGCTCATTACTGCAACCCTGATATTATAAAACTTCTATTATTGAAGGAGGGGGGTGATCTTAATGCACTAGATATACTTGGCACAACAACTCCATTTAGAGAAGTTTTCACGATATTTATGGAAGATCAAGAGAAAAATAGAGAAGTTATGCAGTTGTTAGTTGCTGAGATTGTTAAATTAGATCACAGTGGCGTAAAGATTAGTGAAAGTACTTTAAAAGGGTTTAATTTCAATAAACAACTTATTAGTGGATCAGATCTGCTAAAGGAACTCGAACAGAAATGTCATAATGAAATAGAACAAATGAAGTCTACTCTTGATAGCGAAAGTAACTTATCTTTTTTTGATATATTTATGCTGAAAAAAGATAAAGAAGCGCTAGCAAGATTGGCTTATGATCTTGATCTTATAAAGATTAAGGGTGAGTTTTGTATGTATTCTCCCTTTATTGAAAGGGCTATTGTAGAAGTGATGACAACAAGATCTATGATGCTACAAGGAGCAGCTGAATCAATAAATGAGATATTTGAATCCAATCAGGATGCTAATCAAGAAAGTCAGACATCTTGGCTTCACTTACCACCAGAATTAAAGATGATGATATTAGAGAATCTAGGTAATAATGATTTAACAAAACTTCAACCCACTTACTTCAATGACTTAATGGAAGATAAACTTGCAGGAGCATATGCTATATATGAGGGAGAATAGCACAAGTGTCAAAGCTCTCTGCAACATCGGTTGTTGCAAATCGCTTGTTCCATACTGTGGAGCAGCCATGGTAGCTAAAATAGACGGAAAGTTAGATAAAAATCTGATCTAGCCTCTATAGACTTTGCACTATCATCTTCTGGCACCTCTGAAAATGGATTAATTGATACAGGATTTTTCATGTCAAATTCTATGTAGCTACCGCCTAGAATCAAGCATGTACGCTTAAATGATCTTCCATAGTCAAGAACAAAAACCTTACCACCAACTCCTAAAACTGATAGCATTAATTCTTGCATAAAAACAGATTTTCCAGACCCTAGAACTCTAGCTATACAAAGGTTAAAGTTCTCATTTGGAGCTACTCCATGCTTATTTAATGCAGGTAATAAAGCTCCACCAAAAGGTGACCAATACATTATTTGTCCTCGTCTGCCAGCTAGCAACATACCTGGAGAACTTAAATCACCTTTCCATTCACCGATTATTGGTAATAATACTTTACTCTCTACAGAAACAGTTTTTATGCCTCGACCTAAGCTAGAAAGCGCTACTCCAACTCCTGATGTTTTTTGACCCAATATACCTTTTGGGCCTTGTTCAACTAATTGCATTGGTAGCGCAGCTAGTAACACGGCCACATGATCATATTTACATGGCACAAAATACCATCCACTGCGTCTTAACATCGAACAAAAGGCCGATGCAGATT
This genomic interval from Orientia tsutsugamushi contains the following:
- a CDS encoding conjugal transfer protein TraH, which translates into the protein MSIRIRVYVIAALFSLQAPVSLAWNIENVFQGMSVNVTRSGSYQDQAAGYYAAGGLSARTSQTSFQPFAITPPSLNMSCSGIDAYLGSFSVISGEELVQLMKNIGSQAKVYAFSLGLKTFAPQIENALKDLRNLAMEMNQFAKGDCELTKALFATALPRNWAMREAVCRDIQSQSGFDYFAAGKKCRNDLAQKQSLRQAQDKDPELMLDDYNIFTKAAAKVGIPSNMHDSIMSMTGTIVVTNNNVHFYDSLAQDEKSWISHLKGGESASMYSCDNVSCLHPSLRRNITISPEQSYAGKAKQQLKNLKIKFANNSEFIDSEIAFLSSIGDIFPIYDYITLESISGVTILDSSSELIASYTLVQHLKEVITEIRRAVTSLGAKQVSNEHLERYLKELNRVQLFANEKWTSLQTDASRIEKRARLIEQHLIAKEKS
- a CDS encoding conjugal transfer protein TraF, whose amino-acid sequence is MSRLLMFMILISHLSTVDASPTGFLWYNDKHDHELNNSSSKLMSWTHDHRIEELKEQFNRAQRIALDNPTLENVIAAQRLQKQIMEKAHKFATMWQLATLLDYQLINANEPSNSLHRKLYQEKSEQKNDLKLKNIAKNWGLILQVKEDCLLCNAFMPIVQSFANKYAFQLLAVSKNNELLNKLNPKHIVPVLYLVASDGKKIYSVARSIISEDKIIDNILAIDRYYHKLETR
- the traN gene encoding conjugal transfer protein TraN, producing MRLLSILTLITLNISSCIASMQSSYNEASNYNVNLGNSSNTQELFHQGSNVNYPNNDEDLTYHGRNQLGTESGAMLFQAENSKNNALTQHNINDQNYMIANSMRIESDPLSALDSSNFVTQTSTTNTEIIQSCTEGSKFNIELIRELNVECKLENVWLPWQSRQMEFATEEIKENHSNWLKSRSDDYDDELDAQIYCLADDPEAIVKQMKWAIANRLGVSTQHIGRNFLLHEMKKICILEYDYRDKTQELRKVAEYWKVLNPELEQLTESNECYEVNRINYDGGDRVFFDKFKVNRPYWKQKIVFSCTSDPKDGCKHLKIQNCELKNSTCQKSVANICLLWQHDYSCSTEKQTMLHSSLRNNSIFCLGGNCNTPTIIPNRDIAKVAHIAMLNQMSKDIKTNPVSVFSGKHRKCKKDVFSFLNCCSSMTGWGRDIGLSQCKSKEQELALYRKKGYCYYIGTYCSSRIPILGICLARKSTYCCFQSKLARIFQEEARKQLKIDFGTPECPNCRGLTVKELQKVDFTKINMDELFGDILTKAQNSMNKDIIAGIKDKVHRMQQSQSK
- the trbC gene encoding type-F conjugative transfer system pilin assembly protein TrbC, producing the protein MVIRVMMLMVLLFVNNANAFFLDQQKTFIFVSFSMSDEALKSYFAESQKAGAQLVMRGLINNSFIQTKNKTMELGISFDIDPSLFEKYKVDVVPVIVIDDEKRGLTKKLTGHIPLATALEIMNENTQ
- a CDS encoding ankyrin repeat domain-containing protein — its product is MMNTALHEAAKSGNIQTVQSILHEKGNDLDYINSPDRINTTALHYAIRAGHLEIASLLLTHGADPNAQDTYGNTPFHSAFRKGSLQFIKLLLKNGADPNIRNHHDDIPFHYAAHYCNPDIIKLLLLKEGGDLNALDILGTTTPFREVFTIFMEDQEKNREVMQLLVAEIVKLDHSGVKISESTLKGFNFNKQLISGSDLLKELEQKCHNEIEQMKSTLDSESNLSFFDIFMLKKDKEALARLAYDLDLIKIKGEFCMYSPFIERAIVEVMTTRSMMLQGAAESINEIFESNQDANQESQTSWLHLPPELKMMILENLGNNDLTKLQPTYFNDLMEDKLAGAYAIYEGE